One genomic segment of Burkholderia pyrrocinia includes these proteins:
- a CDS encoding ABC transporter permease subunit, with protein MFTFVLRRVGMVIPTFIGITILAFALIHLIPGDPIEVMMGERGVDPAMHAEAMKRLGLDQPLPMQYLHYVGRAMHGDLGTSIITNTSVAGEFFARFPATVELSLCALVFALAVGLPAGVIAALRRGSVVDHGVMGTALTGYSMPIFWWGLILIMVFSSYLGWTPVSGRIAVEYDFPHPTGFMLIDALLAPDEGSFKSAVSHLILPAIVLGTIPLAVIARMTRSSMLEVLREDYIRTARAKGLSPVRVVVVHALRNALIPVVTVIGLQIGTLLAGAVLTETLFSWPGVGKWLIDAIGRRDYPVVQGGILLIATLVIVVNLVVDLLYGVLNPRIRHTR; from the coding sequence ATGTTCACATTCGTGTTGCGCCGCGTGGGGATGGTGATCCCGACTTTCATCGGCATCACCATCCTGGCGTTTGCGCTGATTCACCTGATACCGGGCGACCCCATCGAAGTGATGATGGGCGAACGCGGCGTCGATCCCGCCATGCACGCGGAGGCGATGAAACGCCTCGGGCTCGACCAGCCGCTGCCCATGCAGTATCTCCACTACGTCGGCCGTGCGATGCACGGCGACCTCGGCACGTCGATCATCACCAACACCAGCGTCGCGGGCGAGTTCTTCGCACGCTTCCCGGCGACCGTCGAGCTTTCGCTGTGCGCGCTCGTGTTCGCGCTCGCGGTCGGGCTGCCGGCCGGCGTGATCGCCGCGCTGCGGCGCGGCTCGGTCGTCGACCACGGCGTGATGGGCACCGCGCTCACCGGCTATTCGATGCCGATCTTCTGGTGGGGGTTGATCCTCATCATGGTGTTTTCGTCGTACCTCGGCTGGACGCCCGTGTCGGGGCGCATCGCCGTCGAATACGACTTTCCGCACCCGACGGGCTTCATGCTGATCGACGCGCTGCTCGCGCCGGACGAAGGTTCGTTCAAGTCGGCGGTCAGCCACCTGATCCTGCCCGCGATCGTGCTCGGCACGATCCCGCTCGCGGTGATCGCGCGGATGACGCGTTCGTCGATGCTCGAAGTGCTGCGCGAGGACTACATCCGCACCGCACGCGCGAAGGGGCTGTCGCCCGTGCGCGTGGTCGTCGTGCATGCGCTGCGCAACGCGCTGATCCCGGTCGTCACCGTGATCGGCCTGCAGATCGGCACGCTGCTCGCGGGCGCCGTGCTGACCGAGACGCTCTTTTCGTGGCCCGGTGTCGGCAAGTGGCTGATCGATGCGATCGGCCGCCGCGACTATCCGGTCGTACAGGGCGGCATCCTGCTGATCGCGACGCTCGTGATCGTCGTGAACCTGGTTGTTGACCTGCTGTACGGCGTGCTGAATCCGCGCATCCGCCACACGAGGTAA
- a CDS encoding ABC transporter permease subunit: MSNLQNTLPTESAPAGGRALALREFWANFSRNRGAVGAGIVVLALILVALLAPLIAPHSPVEQYRDYVKIPPAWLDGGNWTFILGTDEAGRDILSRLMYGARMSFWIGFVSVVLALIPGIVLGLVAAFFQKWADTPVMRIMDVLLALPSLLLAVAVVAIIGPGLTNTMFAIAIVALPAYVRLTRASALGELQKEYVTASRVAGAGTLRLMFSQVLPNCTAPLIVQATLGFSSAILDAAALGFLGLGVQPPTAEWGAMLASARDYIDNAWWIVTMPGLSILISVLAINLLGDGLRDALDPKLKRMA, from the coding sequence ATGAGCAATCTGCAAAACACCCTGCCGACCGAATCCGCGCCGGCCGGCGGCCGTGCGCTCGCGCTGCGCGAGTTCTGGGCCAACTTCTCGCGCAACCGCGGCGCCGTCGGCGCCGGCATCGTCGTGCTCGCGCTGATCCTGGTCGCGCTGCTCGCGCCGCTGATCGCGCCGCACAGCCCGGTCGAGCAATACCGCGACTACGTGAAGATCCCGCCCGCGTGGCTCGACGGCGGCAACTGGACATTCATCCTCGGCACCGACGAAGCGGGCCGCGACATTCTTTCGCGCCTGATGTACGGCGCGCGGATGTCGTTCTGGATCGGCTTCGTGTCGGTCGTGCTCGCGCTGATCCCCGGCATCGTGCTCGGGCTCGTCGCCGCGTTCTTCCAGAAGTGGGCCGACACGCCGGTGATGCGCATCATGGACGTGCTGCTCGCGCTCCCGTCGCTGCTGCTCGCGGTCGCGGTCGTCGCGATCATCGGCCCGGGCCTCACCAACACGATGTTCGCGATCGCGATCGTCGCGCTGCCGGCCTACGTGCGCCTCACGCGCGCGTCGGCGCTCGGCGAGCTGCAGAAGGAATACGTGACGGCGTCGCGCGTGGCCGGTGCCGGCACGCTGCGCCTGATGTTCTCGCAGGTGCTGCCCAATTGTACGGCGCCGCTGATCGTGCAGGCGACGCTCGGCTTCTCGTCGGCGATCCTCGACGCGGCCGCGCTCGGCTTCCTCGGCCTCGGCGTGCAGCCGCCGACCGCCGAGTGGGGCGCGATGCTCGCGTCCGCGCGCGACTACATCGACAACGCGTGGTGGATCGTGACGATGCCCGGCCTGTCGATCCTGATTTCGGTGCTCGCGATCAACCTGCTCGGCGACGGGCTGCGCGACGCGCTCGATCCCAAACTGAAACGGATGGCCTGA
- a CDS encoding ABC transporter ATP-binding protein yields MSNLLTIRNLAVNFNGLPAVDRINMSIAPGEVVGVVGESGSGKSVTMMALMGLIDAPGKVTADEVTFNGVDLLKASPKARRKIVGKDIAMVFQDALTSLNPSYTVGYQIKEVLKLHEGLRGDALHRRALELLDQVGIPDAKNRIASFPHQMSGGMNQRVMIAMAVACNPKLLIADEPTTALDVTIQAQIMDLLVKLQKERGMALVLISHDLAVVSEVAQRVAVMYAGEIIETNNVPDIFRAPHHPYTEALLAAIPEHNKGARRLAALPGMVPGRDDRPSGCLFAPRCKYVVDDCRKARPALDPLVSGNDAMRARCIKPLNVSNLDLTAMHGTGVSAKAQTPVDRSSR; encoded by the coding sequence ATGAGCAACCTACTGACCATCCGCAATCTCGCGGTGAACTTCAACGGCCTGCCCGCCGTCGACCGGATCAACATGTCGATCGCGCCGGGCGAGGTGGTGGGCGTCGTCGGCGAATCGGGCTCGGGCAAGAGCGTGACGATGATGGCGCTGATGGGCCTGATCGACGCGCCGGGCAAGGTGACGGCCGACGAGGTCACGTTCAACGGCGTCGACCTGCTGAAGGCGTCGCCGAAGGCGCGCCGCAAGATCGTCGGCAAGGACATCGCGATGGTGTTCCAGGACGCGCTGACGAGCCTGAACCCGAGCTACACGGTCGGCTACCAGATCAAGGAAGTGCTGAAGCTGCACGAAGGGCTGCGCGGCGACGCGCTGCACCGGCGCGCGCTCGAACTGCTCGACCAGGTCGGCATTCCCGATGCGAAGAACCGCATCGCGTCGTTCCCGCACCAGATGTCGGGCGGAATGAACCAGCGCGTGATGATCGCGATGGCGGTCGCGTGCAACCCGAAGCTGCTGATCGCCGACGAGCCGACCACCGCGCTCGACGTGACGATCCAGGCGCAGATCATGGATCTGCTCGTGAAGCTGCAGAAGGAACGCGGGATGGCGCTCGTGCTGATCTCGCACGACCTGGCCGTGGTGTCGGAGGTCGCGCAGCGCGTCGCGGTGATGTACGCGGGCGAGATCATCGAGACCAACAACGTGCCCGACATCTTCCGCGCGCCGCATCATCCGTACACCGAAGCGCTGCTTGCGGCGATTCCCGAGCACAATAAGGGGGCGCGTCGCCTGGCCGCATTGCCCGGCATGGTGCCCGGCCGCGATGATCGCCCGTCCGGGTGCCTGTTCGCCCCGCGCTGCAAGTACGTCGTCGACGATTGCCGCAAGGCGCGGCCGGCGCTCGACCCGCTGGTGTCCGGCAACGACGCGATGCGCGCGCGCTGCATCAAGCCGCTCAATGTTTCCAACCTCGACCTGACGGCTATGCATGGGACCGGAGTAAGCGCTAAAGCGCAAACTCCGGTCGACAGGAGTTCACGATGA
- a CDS encoding peptide ABC transporter ATP-binding protein gives MNANQEVRAPHDEDVVLVADQLAKHYAVKRGMFGHGTVKALNGVSFSLKRGKTLAVVGESGCGKSTLARQLTMIETPTSGHLSIDGKDVAGADRHRVADLRRRVQMVFQNPFASLNPRKTVEQTLSEPLEINANLTAAERAQRVAQIMRTVGLRPEHAKRYPHMFSGGQRQRVAIARAMILDPRIVVADEPVSALDVSIQAQILNLFMDLQEQFKTSYVFISHNLSVVEHIADDVMVMYFGSVAELGDKATIYARPRHPYTRALMSATPAIFEEDRRVQIKLQGELPSPLNPPSGCAFHQRCPYAVERCRAEEPQLREVDGRRVACHRAEEVGEGNA, from the coding sequence ATGAATGCCAATCAAGAAGTCCGTGCCCCGCACGACGAGGACGTGGTGCTGGTCGCCGACCAGCTCGCGAAACACTACGCGGTGAAGCGCGGCATGTTCGGCCATGGCACGGTGAAGGCGCTCAACGGCGTGTCGTTTTCGCTCAAGCGCGGCAAGACGCTCGCCGTCGTCGGCGAATCCGGTTGCGGGAAGTCGACGCTCGCGCGGCAACTGACGATGATCGAAACGCCGACGTCCGGCCACCTGTCGATCGACGGCAAGGACGTCGCGGGCGCTGACCGCCACCGGGTCGCCGACCTGCGCCGCCGCGTGCAGATGGTGTTCCAGAACCCGTTCGCGTCGCTCAACCCGCGCAAGACCGTCGAGCAGACGCTCTCCGAGCCGCTCGAGATCAACGCGAACCTGACGGCCGCCGAACGCGCGCAGCGCGTCGCGCAGATCATGCGCACGGTGGGCCTGCGGCCCGAGCACGCGAAGCGCTATCCGCACATGTTCTCGGGCGGCCAGCGGCAGCGGGTCGCGATCGCGCGCGCGATGATCCTCGATCCGCGGATCGTCGTCGCCGACGAGCCCGTGTCCGCGCTCGACGTGTCGATCCAGGCGCAGATCCTGAACCTGTTCATGGATCTGCAGGAGCAGTTCAAGACGAGCTACGTGTTCATCTCGCACAACCTGTCGGTGGTCGAGCACATCGCGGACGACGTGATGGTGATGTACTTCGGCAGTGTCGCCGAGCTCGGCGACAAGGCGACGATCTACGCACGGCCGCGCCATCCGTACACGCGCGCGCTGATGTCGGCGACGCCGGCGATCTTCGAGGAAGACCGCCGCGTGCAGATCAAGCTGCAGGGCGAGCTGCCGTCGCCGCTCAATCCGCCGTCGGGCTGCGCGTTCCACCAGCGCTGCCCGTATGCGGTCGAGCGCTGCCGCGCGGAGGAACCGCAGTTGCGCGAGGTAGACGGACGGCGCGTGGCCTGCCATCGCGCCGAGGAGGTAGGGGAGGGGAATGCCTGA
- a CDS encoding TraB/GumN family protein, translated as MPEALAARASGVRRSGASSARVMRAYRYARRWSVRTVTGAALAGACVAASVAVPVEAARAEGRAPATSPIHPSQVPPPGMNLPGFHAPAVSNGTVARGTVRVQPARMPFYVATKGKVTLYVLGTLHTGDPSDYPGAQPFRPRILAALAASPTLALELSPDDLLESQDDVSKYGVCRYPCLQRLLPEPLWQRLAARLHGNPAALAEIRKMRPWLAALVVETYDSLSAGLQTEYGTEAQLQNVFLKKKGGRVIGLETLAEQMRAFTGLTLAEQREMLAQDMVQTPAQNADDIKALHRLWRIGDADAISAWAVAKSERLARSKALSASIDNKILYERNRRFVARMTAIAAPNRPLFVAIGALHLGGARGVLELLRQQGYQVDAN; from the coding sequence ATGCCTGAAGCGTTGGCGGCGCGCGCGTCCGGCGTGCGCCGTTCGGGGGCAAGCAGCGCGCGCGTGATGCGCGCGTACCGCTACGCGCGGCGCTGGAGCGTGCGCACCGTCACGGGCGCGGCGCTGGCCGGCGCGTGCGTGGCGGCCAGCGTCGCGGTTCCCGTCGAGGCCGCGCGCGCCGAAGGGCGCGCGCCGGCCACTTCACCGATTCATCCGTCGCAAGTCCCGCCGCCCGGCATGAACCTGCCGGGCTTCCATGCGCCTGCCGTGTCGAACGGCACGGTCGCGCGCGGCACGGTGCGCGTGCAGCCCGCGCGCATGCCGTTCTACGTCGCGACCAAGGGCAAGGTCACGCTCTACGTGCTCGGCACGCTGCACACGGGCGACCCGTCCGACTACCCGGGCGCGCAGCCGTTCCGGCCGCGCATCCTCGCGGCGCTCGCCGCGTCGCCGACACTCGCGCTCGAACTGTCGCCCGACGACCTGCTCGAATCGCAGGACGACGTGTCGAAGTACGGCGTGTGCCGCTACCCGTGCCTGCAGCGCCTGCTGCCCGAACCGCTGTGGCAACGGCTCGCGGCGCGCCTGCACGGCAACCCGGCCGCGCTCGCCGAGATCCGCAAGATGCGGCCGTGGCTCGCGGCGCTCGTCGTCGAGACCTACGATTCGCTGTCGGCCGGCCTGCAGACCGAGTACGGCACCGAGGCGCAACTGCAGAACGTGTTCCTGAAGAAGAAGGGCGGCCGCGTGATCGGGCTCGAGACGCTCGCCGAACAGATGCGCGCGTTCACCGGGCTCACGCTGGCCGAGCAGCGCGAGATGCTCGCGCAGGACATGGTGCAGACCCCCGCGCAGAACGCGGACGACATCAAGGCGCTGCACCGGCTGTGGCGCATTGGCGACGCCGACGCGATCTCGGCGTGGGCCGTCGCGAAGAGCGAGCGGCTCGCGCGTTCGAAGGCGTTGTCGGCGTCGATCGACAACAAGATCCTGTACGAGCGCAACCGGCGCTTCGTTGCACGGATGACGGCAATCGCCGCGCCGAACCGGCCGCTGTTCGTCGCGATCGGCGCGCTGCATCTGGGCGGCGCGCGCGGCGTGCTCGAATTGTTGCGCCAGCAGGGATACCAGGTCGACGCGAACTGA
- the pxpA gene encoding 5-oxoprolinase subunit PxpA yields the protein MEIDLNADLGEGCGSDEALLDLVTSANIACGWHAGGANAMRDCVRWAVQKGVSIGAHPSFHDPENFGRKEMQLPAGDIYAGVLYQLGALSAIAQAEGGRIAHVKPHGALYNQAARDPMIADAVVSAIHDFDPSLAVFGLANSVFVAAARHAGLAAVEEVFADRGYRADGSLVPRSQPGALIDDEDAVLARTLDMVRNRQVRALSGEWVPLNAQTVCLHGDGPHALAFAKRIRAALEAAGVDVVAPGALQADEGA from the coding sequence ATGGAAATCGATCTGAATGCCGATCTCGGCGAAGGATGCGGATCGGACGAGGCGCTGCTCGACCTCGTCACGTCGGCGAACATCGCATGCGGCTGGCACGCGGGCGGCGCCAATGCGATGCGCGACTGCGTGCGCTGGGCCGTGCAGAAAGGCGTGTCGATCGGCGCGCACCCGAGCTTTCACGATCCGGAGAATTTCGGCCGCAAGGAAATGCAGTTGCCGGCCGGCGACATCTATGCCGGCGTGCTGTACCAGCTCGGCGCGCTGTCGGCGATCGCGCAGGCCGAAGGCGGGCGCATCGCGCACGTGAAGCCGCACGGCGCGCTGTACAACCAGGCTGCGCGCGACCCGATGATCGCCGATGCGGTGGTGTCCGCGATCCACGATTTCGATCCGTCGCTCGCGGTGTTCGGGCTCGCGAACAGCGTGTTCGTCGCGGCCGCGCGGCATGCGGGGCTCGCCGCGGTGGAAGAAGTGTTCGCCGATCGCGGCTACCGCGCGGACGGCTCGCTCGTGCCGCGCAGCCAGCCCGGCGCGCTGATCGACGATGAAGACGCGGTGCTCGCGCGCACGCTCGACATGGTGCGCAACCGGCAGGTGCGCGCATTGAGCGGCGAATGGGTGCCGTTGAACGCGCAGACCGTCTGCCTGCACGGCGACGGGCCGCATGCGCTGGCGTTCGCGAAGCGGATCCGCGCGGCGCTCGAGGCCGCCGGTGTCGACGTGGTGGCGCCCGGCGCGCTGCAGGCCGACGAAGGCGCGTGA
- a CDS encoding biotin-dependent carboxyltransferase family protein: protein MTQSNAPGTIEVVRAGPLSTVQDLGRRGTRHLGVAQGGALDGLALEVGNRLVGNRPDAAAVEITIGPAAFRFTRATRIAITGTEFGATLDGQRVYSWWSLPVEAGQTLALPAAKRGMRGYLCIAGGIDVLPMLGSRSTDLASRFGGLGGRTLRDGDRLPVGVPPAGAGCLAPDAPEFGVKAPAWCAFVRVDEPPRRHRPAHAPWAMPVRVLPGPDYASFAADSQQAFWDEEWLVTANSNRMGYRLAGAELMRERPVELLSHAVLPGTIQVPPNGQPIVLMHDAQTTGGYPKIGTVIRADLWKLAQARLNLPIRFVRTTPDAARAALTAERAYLRQIDVAIDLREEARRRAQSRAA from the coding sequence ATGACCCAGAGCAACGCCCCGGGCACCATCGAGGTGGTGCGGGCCGGCCCGCTGTCGACCGTGCAGGATCTCGGGCGCCGCGGCACGCGCCATCTCGGCGTCGCGCAGGGCGGCGCGCTCGACGGCCTCGCGCTCGAGGTCGGCAACCGGCTCGTCGGCAACCGCCCCGACGCGGCGGCCGTCGAGATCACGATCGGCCCGGCCGCCTTCCGCTTCACGCGCGCCACCCGCATCGCGATCACCGGCACCGAGTTCGGCGCGACGCTCGACGGCCAGCGCGTGTATTCGTGGTGGAGCCTGCCGGTCGAAGCCGGCCAGACGCTCGCGCTGCCGGCCGCGAAACGCGGGATGCGCGGCTACCTGTGCATCGCGGGCGGCATCGACGTGCTGCCGATGCTCGGCTCGCGCAGCACCGATCTCGCGTCGCGCTTCGGCGGCCTCGGCGGCCGCACGCTGCGCGACGGCGATCGGCTCCCGGTCGGTGTGCCACCGGCCGGCGCGGGCTGCCTCGCGCCCGACGCGCCCGAATTCGGCGTCAAGGCGCCCGCGTGGTGCGCATTCGTGCGCGTCGACGAGCCGCCGCGCCGCCACCGCCCCGCGCATGCGCCGTGGGCGATGCCCGTGCGCGTGCTGCCGGGCCCCGACTACGCGTCGTTCGCCGCCGATTCGCAGCAGGCGTTCTGGGACGAGGAATGGCTCGTCACCGCGAACAGCAACCGGATGGGCTATCGCCTCGCCGGCGCCGAGCTCATGCGCGAGCGGCCGGTCGAACTGCTGTCGCACGCGGTGCTGCCCGGTACGATCCAGGTGCCGCCGAACGGCCAGCCGATCGTGCTGATGCACGATGCGCAGACCACCGGCGGCTACCCGAAGATCGGCACGGTGATCCGCGCCGACCTGTGGAAACTCGCGCAGGCGCGGCTCAACCTGCCGATCCGCTTCGTGCGCACGACACCCGACGCCGCGCGCGCCGCCCTGACCGCAGAACGTGCCTATCTGCGGCAGATCGACGTCGCGATCGACCTGCGCGAGGAAGCGCGCCGCCGCGCCCAATCGCGCGCGGCGTGA